One genomic region from Streptomyces venezuelae encodes:
- a CDS encoding CU044_5270 family protein, translating to MSTTPSRPTPAEREEIARLLPVPAERDRPGRHHQALKDQLLREFRQDTAPAAARSRFGARRLTIVAVPLAAGALAVTLATNGTSGPSGPTPGARPNAAVAPGSDRKAPEATPATVLLDRIATVAAAKPARTVRDDQYIHISSTVAWSSQSDADPVLRLDTPHSREVWLSVDGSKPGLLRERGEEIPLAGALDKDGRPVDPVGVPDPTLNSPTYRYLESLPTDPAVLLKKIYDETAGQGPGPDQQAFVTIGDLLREQIAPPKVSAALYKAAARIPGVTVVDDAVDAAGRHGVAVARVHAGERTEWIFDRESLEFLGERGVMIEDTAAGKAGQVTATTAVLSRGITDKTGEVPGRTG from the coding sequence ATGAGCACCACCCCGTCCCGGCCCACCCCGGCCGAACGCGAGGAGATCGCCCGGCTGTTGCCCGTCCCGGCCGAGCGGGACCGGCCCGGCCGCCACCACCAGGCGCTCAAGGACCAGCTGCTGCGCGAGTTCCGGCAGGACACCGCTCCCGCCGCCGCCAGGTCCCGCTTCGGCGCGCGCCGTCTGACGATCGTCGCGGTGCCGCTCGCGGCGGGCGCGCTGGCCGTCACGCTGGCGACGAACGGCACGTCCGGCCCCTCCGGCCCGACGCCCGGCGCCCGGCCGAACGCCGCCGTGGCCCCCGGCTCGGACAGGAAGGCTCCGGAGGCGACGCCGGCGACGGTACTGCTGGACCGCATCGCCACCGTCGCCGCCGCGAAGCCGGCCCGTACCGTCCGCGACGACCAGTACATCCACATCTCCAGCACGGTCGCCTGGTCCAGCCAGAGCGACGCCGACCCCGTCCTGCGCCTGGACACCCCCCACAGCCGCGAGGTGTGGCTCTCGGTGGACGGGAGCAAGCCGGGACTGCTCCGCGAGCGGGGTGAGGAGATCCCGCTGGCCGGTGCGCTGGACAAGGACGGCCGACCCGTCGACCCGGTCGGCGTTCCCGACCCCACGCTGAACAGCCCGACGTACCGCTATCTGGAGTCGCTGCCCACCGACCCCGCAGTGCTCCTGAAGAAGATCTACGACGAAACCGCGGGACAGGGACCGGGGCCGGACCAGCAGGCGTTCGTGACCATCGGTGACCTGCTGCGCGAGCAGATCGCTCCGCCGAAGGTCAGCGCCGCCCTGTACAAGGCTGCGGCCCGGATCCCGGGTGTGACGGTCGTCGACGACGCCGTGGACGCGGCCGGGCGGCACGGCGTCGCCGTCGCCCGGGTCCACGCCGGTGAACGCACCGAGTGGATCTTCGACAGGGAGAGCCTGGAGTTCCTCGGCGAGCGGGGCGTCATGATCGAGGACACGGCGGCGGGCAAGGCCGGTCAGGTCACCGCCACCACCGCCGTCCTCTCCCGTGGCATCACGGACAAGACCGGCGAGGTCCCCGGCCGCACCGGCTGA
- a CDS encoding saccharopine dehydrogenase family protein has translation MRVLLVGAGGVGTAITRIAARRSFFDHMVVADYDLARAEAAVAALGDTRFSACRTDASDETAVAALLREQRCDVLLNATDPRFVLPLFHAAAEAGAHYLDMAMSLSRPHPERPYEECGVKLGDAQFERAEEWEKAGRLALVGMGVEPGLSDVFARYAADELFDEIEEIGIRDGANLTVEGHDFAPSFNIWTTIEECLNPPVVYEAGRGWFTTAPFSEPEVFDFPEDIGPVECVNVEHEEVLLVPRWVDAKRVTFKYGLGEDFIGKLRTLHALGLDSTEPVTVGTSLGPAEVSPRDIVAAVLPDPATLGDRMTGKTCAGTWVKGVKDGAPREVYLYHVVDNEWSMREYDCQAVVWQTAINPVVALELLAAGTWSGAGVLGPEAFAPRPFLDLLTAYGSPWGLREQ, from the coding sequence ATGCGTGTACTGCTCGTCGGCGCCGGTGGCGTGGGCACCGCGATCACCCGGATCGCGGCCCGCCGTTCGTTCTTCGACCACATGGTCGTCGCCGACTACGACCTCGCCCGCGCCGAGGCGGCCGTCGCAGCCCTCGGCGACACCCGGTTCAGCGCCTGCCGCACGGACGCCTCCGACGAGACGGCCGTCGCCGCACTCCTCCGGGAGCAGCGCTGCGACGTCCTCCTCAACGCCACCGACCCGCGCTTCGTCCTGCCCCTCTTCCACGCCGCCGCCGAGGCCGGCGCGCACTACCTGGACATGGCGATGTCGCTGTCGCGCCCGCACCCCGAGCGCCCGTACGAGGAGTGCGGGGTCAAGCTGGGCGACGCCCAGTTCGAGCGGGCCGAGGAGTGGGAGAAGGCCGGGCGGCTCGCCCTGGTCGGCATGGGCGTCGAGCCCGGCCTCTCCGACGTCTTCGCCCGCTACGCCGCGGACGAGCTCTTCGACGAGATCGAGGAGATCGGCATCCGCGACGGAGCGAACCTCACGGTCGAGGGCCACGACTTCGCGCCGTCCTTCAACATCTGGACGACCATCGAGGAGTGCCTCAACCCGCCGGTCGTCTACGAGGCCGGCCGCGGCTGGTTCACCACCGCCCCGTTCAGCGAGCCCGAGGTCTTCGATTTCCCCGAGGACATCGGCCCGGTCGAGTGCGTGAACGTCGAGCACGAGGAGGTCCTGCTCGTACCGCGCTGGGTCGACGCGAAGCGGGTCACGTTCAAGTACGGCCTCGGCGAGGACTTCATCGGCAAGCTCAGGACCCTGCACGCGCTGGGCCTCGACAGCACCGAGCCGGTCACCGTGGGGACGAGCCTCGGCCCGGCGGAGGTCTCGCCGCGCGACATCGTGGCGGCCGTCCTCCCGGACCCGGCCACCCTGGGCGACCGGATGACCGGCAAGACCTGCGCGGGGACCTGGGTCAAGGGCGTCAAGGACGGGGCGCCGCGCGAGGTCTATCTCTACCACGTGGTCGACAACGAATGGTCCATGCGCGAGTACGACTGCCAGGCCGTCGTCTGGCAGACCGCCATCAACCCGGTCGTCGCCCTGGAGCTGCTGGCCGCCGGCACGTGGTCCGGGGCGGGCGTCCTCGGCCCCGAGGCCTTCGCCCCCCGCCCCTTCCTCGACCTGCTCACCGCCTACGGATCCCCCTGGGGCCTGCGCGAGCAGTGA
- a CDS encoding TetR/AcrR family transcriptional regulator: protein MGKQVVPESARRRRRPTKNGAVLSERLIVETALRMLAEHGGQGLTARRLGLALGADPSTLYRYFAGMDELTLAIGAELVGRALDGWEPTGDWRADLRRLGLRIHGAYLAHPQAAVLTASRVTGREQETAVDEAILAVLRTAGFPDPDAVRIYHVFIDQSLAFAALDAASLALPTAAREADEHKWESTYAGLSAASHPHIAATAGLLAARMNHSAYPAALEMLLDSAASQLGRVTGREAARPSGA, encoded by the coding sequence ATGGGCAAGCAGGTGGTGCCGGAGTCGGCACGCAGACGGCGGCGCCCGACGAAGAACGGCGCGGTCCTGTCGGAGCGGCTGATCGTGGAGACGGCGCTGCGGATGCTGGCCGAGCACGGTGGCCAGGGCCTCACGGCCCGGCGTCTCGGACTCGCGCTGGGCGCCGATCCCAGCACGCTCTACCGGTACTTCGCCGGGATGGACGAGCTGACGCTGGCGATCGGCGCGGAGCTCGTCGGACGGGCGCTGGACGGCTGGGAGCCCACCGGCGACTGGCGCGCCGACCTGCGCCGGCTGGGGCTGCGTATCCACGGCGCCTACCTCGCGCACCCGCAGGCGGCCGTGCTCACCGCGAGCCGTGTCACGGGCCGGGAGCAGGAGACGGCCGTGGACGAGGCGATCCTGGCCGTGCTGCGGACCGCGGGTTTCCCCGACCCGGACGCGGTGCGGATCTACCACGTCTTCATCGACCAGAGCCTCGCCTTCGCCGCCCTGGACGCGGCCTCGCTCGCCCTGCCGACGGCCGCCCGCGAGGCCGACGAGCACAAGTGGGAATCGACCTACGCCGGGCTTTCGGCCGCCTCGCACCCGCACATCGCGGCCACGGCCGGACTGCTGGCCGCGCGGATGAACCACAGCGCCTACCCGGCGGCCCTGGAGATGCTCCTGGACAGCGCGGCGAGCCAGCTCGGGCGGGTGACCGGACGGGAGGCCGCACGCCCTTCGGGCGCGTAG
- a CDS encoding MFS transporter, with translation MPPFLNTPVEKMDGPYARRWWALLVLCLSLLIVVMANTSLIVAAPDMTRDLGLSSSDLQWVIDGYTVPYAALMLVLGAIGDKYSRRGALVTGLVVFAAGSVLGSLVDGTSSVILARAIMGVGAAVVMPATLSLLVAIFPRGERARAITAWTATSGLAIAVGPLVAGRLLEDHAWGSTFLINVPLAVLAVIGALFLVPPSKARNMGRIDYVGGLLSIVSVGALVYATIEGPHFGWGAGPVTAAVVAGVALPTFVWWELRHPHPMLDVRKFRLRPFSGSMLAVLFFFFGTFGAIYYATQFLQFVLGYGALETGVRLLPLAGAVFVGAAATGRLTPKLGMKVTVVAGMVIGTAGVLLLTRIGTGSTYGDFLAPMMMLGLAIGLSVSPATDTIMSSFPESELGVGGGANDTALELGGSLGIAVLGSLLGTAYRDELADLVGNRLPAAALHTAQDSVGAGLAVAEQVAQDPAAGPRQAQALVGAVHESFAHGVSATSLVGGVIMAVGTAIVLVILPGRRRAERNRPSGEAADRAAAGTAEHVDAA, from the coding sequence ATGCCCCCCTTCCTCAACACACCCGTCGAGAAGATGGACGGGCCGTACGCGCGGCGCTGGTGGGCCCTGCTGGTCCTGTGCCTGAGCCTGCTGATCGTCGTCATGGCGAACACGTCGCTGATCGTGGCGGCGCCCGACATGACCCGGGACCTCGGCCTGAGCAGCAGCGACCTGCAGTGGGTCATCGACGGCTACACCGTCCCCTACGCGGCCCTGATGCTGGTGCTCGGCGCGATCGGCGACAAGTACAGCCGCCGGGGCGCTCTCGTCACGGGCCTGGTGGTCTTCGCCGCCGGTTCCGTGCTGGGAAGCCTGGTCGACGGGACCTCGTCCGTCATCCTGGCCCGCGCGATCATGGGCGTCGGCGCCGCCGTCGTCATGCCGGCGACGCTCTCCCTGCTGGTCGCGATCTTCCCCCGGGGCGAGCGCGCCCGGGCCATCACGGCCTGGACCGCCACCTCGGGACTGGCCATCGCCGTCGGCCCGCTCGTCGCCGGCCGGCTCCTGGAGGACCACGCCTGGGGATCGACGTTCCTGATCAACGTCCCCCTCGCCGTCCTCGCCGTCATCGGCGCCCTGTTCCTCGTGCCGCCGTCGAAGGCACGGAACATGGGGCGGATCGACTACGTGGGCGGCCTGCTGTCCATCGTCTCCGTCGGCGCCCTGGTCTACGCGACCATCGAGGGCCCGCACTTCGGCTGGGGCGCGGGTCCGGTCACCGCCGCCGTGGTGGCGGGCGTGGCCCTGCCGACCTTCGTGTGGTGGGAGCTGCGGCACCCGCACCCCATGCTCGACGTCAGGAAGTTCCGGCTGCGTCCCTTCAGCGGCTCGATGCTGGCGGTGCTGTTCTTCTTCTTCGGGACCTTCGGAGCCATCTACTACGCGACGCAGTTCCTGCAGTTCGTCCTCGGCTACGGAGCGCTCGAGACCGGTGTGCGGCTGCTGCCGCTGGCCGGAGCGGTCTTCGTCGGCGCCGCGGCGACCGGGCGGCTGACCCCGAAGCTGGGCATGAAGGTCACGGTCGTGGCCGGCATGGTGATCGGCACGGCGGGCGTCCTGCTGCTCACCCGGATCGGCACGGGCTCGACGTACGGCGACTTCCTGGCGCCGATGATGATGCTGGGCCTGGCGATCGGCCTCAGCGTCTCCCCGGCCACGGACACCATCATGAGCTCCTTCCCCGAATCGGAGCTGGGCGTCGGCGGCGGAGCCAACGACACCGCCCTTGAGCTCGGCGGCTCCCTCGGCATCGCGGTCCTCGGCTCCCTGCTCGGTACGGCCTACCGGGACGAACTGGCCGACCTGGTCGGCAACCGCCTTCCGGCAGCGGCGCTCCACACGGCCCAGGACTCGGTGGGCGCCGGCCTCGCGGTCGCCGAGCAGGTCGCCCAGGACCCTGCCGCCGGACCCCGGCAGGCCCAGGCCCTCGTCGGGGCGGTGCACGAGTCGTTCGCCCACGGTGTCTCCGCGACGAGCCTCGTCGGCGGGGTCATCATGGCCGTCGGCACGGCGATCGTCCTCGTGATCCTGCCCGGCCGCCGCAGGGCGGAGCGCAACCGGCCCTCGGGCGAGGCGGCCGACCGGGCCGCGGCGGGAACCGCGGAACACGTCGACGCCGCGTAG
- a CDS encoding TetR/AcrR family transcriptional regulator has protein sequence MTKPAARQPLRRNARSNRARILATARRELGRNPDITLEELARASGVVRRTLFGHFPGREALLEALAEEASEALRSALTAGARPDEPAERALAYFVFSMWPVGDRYRLLLALARRDLGIERVAEILAPARAEVTAILERGQRDGVFPGHLPPAVLSAGLEAMTVALLEAVNTGDLGDEGAPVALAVLVAAGVREDTARLVVDDIASVVAAQEAPRAE, from the coding sequence GTGACCAAACCCGCCGCCCGTCAGCCGCTGCGACGCAACGCGCGGTCCAACCGGGCGCGCATCCTGGCCACGGCCCGGCGTGAGCTCGGGCGGAACCCCGACATCACGCTGGAGGAGCTGGCGCGTGCCTCGGGTGTCGTGCGGCGCACGCTCTTCGGCCACTTCCCCGGGCGTGAGGCCCTGCTGGAGGCTCTCGCCGAGGAGGCCTCCGAGGCGCTGCGCAGTGCGCTCACCGCGGGGGCGCGGCCGGACGAGCCGGCCGAGCGGGCGCTCGCGTACTTCGTGTTCTCGATGTGGCCCGTGGGGGACCGGTACCGGCTGCTGCTGGCGCTGGCCCGCCGAGACCTCGGCATCGAGCGCGTCGCCGAGATCCTGGCCCCCGCCCGGGCCGAGGTCACGGCCATCCTGGAGCGGGGCCAGCGGGACGGGGTCTTTCCCGGGCACCTCCCGCCCGCCGTGCTGAGCGCCGGTCTCGAGGCCATGACGGTCGCGCTCCTGGAGGCGGTCAACACCGGGGACCTGGGGGACGAGGGGGCCCCGGTCGCCCTCGCCGTACTCGTCGCCGCGGGCGTGCGGGAGGACACGGCGCGGCTCGTGGTCGACGACATCGCGTCGGTGGTGGCCGCCCAGGAGGCGCCCCGCGCCGAGTGA
- the ligA gene encoding NAD-dependent DNA ligase LigA: protein MTIPSADEAFSSMSSTAGRAEYEAAVDRLREASRTYYGAGYSLMDDVTYDRLRLAVTAWEEDHPDAVAQGSPIGQVADGAAPDGDVAHTTRLLSLDNVFTPEELAAWGASLGRRLGHEPTGGFTVEPKMDGAAVAARYREGRLVQIITRGDGTRGEDVSHVIGTVEGLPEQLPVPATFEARGEVLFTQEQFESANEVRTAHGAAVFANPRNGAAGTLRAKDRPYRLPMTFWAYGAVGLDGEAFLPAGATHAETLAAVARAGVRTTADSPAGLHVVATLDEAREKVDAIAALRSGLPFGIDGVVIKADSGAEQAAAGTGSRFPYWAIAYKLPAVERQTVLQDVVWDVGRTGVLAPTAILAPVELDGSTVTRATLHNPADILRRDLHIGDTVTVHKAGDIIPRVEAAVVELRPQDATAVPLPERCPNCEGDIDKSQERWRCAKGTACALAPLIEYVAGRDVLDIDGLGRKYVDALIASGDVRDVADLFTLTEDRLTAASGSAKRGAKLAEQIELARSRPLSRVFCALGIPGTGRRMSRRIAAHFGTMEAIRTADAAVLQDVEGIGPEKAPVIVEQVAALAPVIDKLIAAGVSMTEPQEEKSEEAEEGPLTGKTVVVTGRMTGPLDGWGRSAMGALIEKAGGRVGSGVNSRTTYLVAAPSANGKPSSKAVKAQELGVEVLTPEDFAALTAAYRD, encoded by the coding sequence ATGACGATCCCTTCCGCCGATGAGGCGTTCTCCAGCATGTCCAGCACGGCCGGCCGCGCCGAGTACGAGGCCGCTGTCGACCGCCTGCGCGAGGCGTCCCGCACGTACTACGGCGCGGGCTACAGCCTCATGGACGACGTCACGTACGACCGGCTGCGGCTGGCGGTGACGGCATGGGAGGAAGACCACCCCGACGCCGTCGCGCAGGGCTCGCCCATCGGCCAGGTCGCCGACGGAGCCGCCCCCGACGGCGACGTCGCGCACACCACGCGCCTGCTCAGCCTGGACAACGTCTTCACGCCGGAGGAGCTCGCGGCCTGGGGAGCGTCGCTCGGGCGCCGCCTGGGCCACGAACCGACGGGAGGCTTCACCGTCGAGCCGAAGATGGACGGCGCGGCCGTCGCCGCGCGCTACCGCGAGGGACGGCTCGTCCAGATCATCACCCGCGGCGACGGCACCCGGGGCGAGGACGTCAGCCACGTCATCGGCACCGTCGAGGGCCTGCCCGAGCAGCTTCCGGTCCCCGCCACCTTCGAGGCCCGGGGCGAAGTCCTGTTCACCCAGGAGCAGTTCGAGTCGGCCAACGAGGTGCGGACCGCGCACGGCGCCGCCGTCTTCGCGAACCCGCGCAACGGAGCCGCGGGCACCCTGCGGGCCAAGGACCGCCCGTACCGCCTGCCCATGACGTTCTGGGCGTACGGCGCGGTCGGCCTCGACGGCGAGGCGTTCCTGCCGGCCGGGGCCACCCACGCCGAGACGCTCGCCGCGGTCGCTCGTGCGGGCGTGCGGACGACGGCGGACAGCCCGGCCGGACTGCACGTGGTCGCCACGCTCGACGAGGCGCGGGAGAAGGTCGACGCGATCGCGGCGCTCCGCTCCGGCCTGCCCTTCGGCATCGACGGCGTGGTCATCAAGGCCGACAGCGGCGCCGAGCAGGCGGCGGCCGGAACCGGCAGCCGCTTCCCGTACTGGGCCATCGCCTACAAGCTCCCGGCCGTCGAGCGGCAGACCGTGCTGCAGGACGTCGTCTGGGACGTCGGCCGTACGGGCGTGCTCGCGCCCACCGCGATCCTCGCTCCCGTGGAGCTCGACGGCTCCACGGTCACCCGCGCGACCCTGCACAATCCCGCCGACATCCTTCGCCGCGACCTCCACATCGGCGACACCGTCACGGTTCACAAGGCCGGTGACATCATCCCGCGCGTCGAGGCCGCGGTCGTCGAGCTCCGCCCGCAGGACGCCACAGCGGTCCCCCTGCCGGAGCGGTGCCCGAACTGCGAAGGGGACATCGACAAGAGCCAGGAGCGGTGGCGCTGCGCGAAGGGCACCGCCTGCGCCCTGGCCCCGCTCATCGAGTACGTCGCCGGGCGCGACGTCCTCGACATCGACGGCCTCGGCCGGAAGTACGTCGACGCGCTGATCGCCTCCGGCGACGTGCGCGACGTCGCCGACCTGTTCACCCTCACCGAGGACCGGCTCACCGCCGCCTCCGGCAGCGCCAAGCGCGGCGCGAAGCTCGCCGAGCAGATCGAGCTCGCCAGGTCCCGCCCCCTCAGCCGCGTCTTCTGCGCGCTCGGCATACCGGGCACCGGCCGCCGCATGTCCCGCCGTATCGCCGCGCACTTCGGCACGATGGAGGCCATCCGCACGGCCGACGCGGCCGTCCTCCAGGACGTCGAGGGCATCGGCCCCGAGAAGGCCCCGGTCATCGTCGAGCAGGTCGCCGCGCTCGCCCCGGTGATCGACAAGCTGATCGCGGCCGGAGTGTCGATGACCGAGCCGCAGGAAGAGAAGTCCGAGGAGGCCGAGGAAGGCCCGCTGACCGGCAAGACCGTCGTGGTGACGGGCAGGATGACCGGTCCGCTCGACGGCTGGGGACGCTCCGCGATGGGCGCGCTGATCGAGAAGGCGGGCGGGCGCGTGGGCAGCGGCGTCAACTCCCGGACCACCTACCTGGTCGCCGCGCCCTCCGCGAACGGCAAGCCGAGCTCGAAGGCCGTCAAGGCCCAGGAGCTCGGTGTGGAGGTCCTCACGCCGGAGGACTTCGCCGCGCTCACCGCCGCGTATCGGGACTGA
- the rox gene encoding rifampin monooxygenase, protein MTHDVIIAGGGPTGLMLAAELRLHGVRAVVLERLTEPTLQQRARGIHARSVEVMDQRGLLDRFRAVGEPFSVGALFSALTKPWPESADTAHPYGLLLPQTETERLLTEHAVELGAEIRRGCELLGLSQDEDGVTAELADGSRLRARYLVGCDGGRSTVRKLLGVGFPGEPARNETLLGEMRLAEDPAKVAEVTAEIRTTNVRFGTIPNGDGTYRVIVPAADVSEDRPATPTMEEFTERLREVAGTDFGAHSPHWLSRFGDASRLAERYRVGRVLLAGDAAHIHPPTGGQGLNLGVQDAFNLGWKLAAEVNGWAPEGLLDSYHAERHPEGERVLTSTLAQGVLLEDGAGAKALRELFSKLLDFEEVNRYITESITAVGVRYDLGEGHELLGRRLRDLQLKQGRLYELMRTGRGLLLDRNGGLSVEGWADRVDHVVDATEELDVPAVLVRPDGHVAWVGEDQQDLLGHLSQWFGAAAR, encoded by the coding sequence ATGACGCACGACGTAATCATCGCCGGCGGCGGACCGACCGGGCTGATGCTGGCCGCCGAACTGCGGCTGCACGGTGTGCGGGCGGTCGTGCTGGAGCGGCTGACCGAGCCGACGCTCCAGCAGCGTGCGCGTGGCATCCACGCGCGCAGCGTCGAGGTGATGGACCAGCGCGGCCTGCTCGACCGGTTCCGGGCGGTCGGTGAACCGTTCTCGGTCGGCGCCCTGTTCTCCGCCCTCACCAAGCCGTGGCCGGAGAGCGCGGACACGGCCCACCCGTACGGTCTCCTGCTCCCGCAGACGGAGACCGAGCGGCTGCTCACCGAGCACGCCGTCGAGCTAGGTGCCGAGATCCGGCGCGGCTGCGAACTGCTGGGACTGAGCCAGGACGAGGACGGGGTGACCGCCGAACTGGCCGACGGGTCCCGGCTGCGCGCCCGCTACCTCGTCGGCTGCGACGGCGGCCGCAGCACGGTCCGCAAGCTGCTCGGCGTCGGTTTCCCCGGCGAGCCGGCCAGGAACGAGACGCTGCTCGGCGAGATGCGGCTCGCCGAGGACCCGGCGAAGGTCGCCGAGGTGACGGCGGAGATCCGCACGACCAACGTCCGGTTCGGCACGATCCCCAACGGGGACGGCACCTACCGCGTGATCGTGCCCGCGGCGGACGTGAGTGAGGACCGGCCTGCCACGCCGACCATGGAGGAGTTCACGGAGCGGCTCCGGGAGGTCGCCGGCACCGACTTCGGCGCGCACTCGCCGCACTGGCTCTCCCGGTTCGGCGACGCCAGCCGGCTGGCGGAGCGGTACCGGGTCGGCCGGGTGCTCCTGGCAGGGGACGCGGCGCACATCCACCCGCCGACCGGCGGGCAGGGCCTCAACCTCGGTGTGCAGGACGCGTTCAACCTCGGCTGGAAGCTGGCCGCCGAGGTGAACGGCTGGGCGCCGGAGGGCCTCCTCGACAGCTACCACGCCGAGCGGCACCCGGAAGGCGAGCGCGTGCTGACCAGCACCCTCGCGCAGGGCGTGCTCCTGGAGGACGGAGCGGGCGCGAAGGCGCTGCGTGAACTGTTCTCGAAGCTCCTGGACTTCGAGGAGGTCAACCGGTACATCACCGAGTCGATCACCGCGGTCGGGGTCCGCTACGACCTCGGGGAGGGCCACGAACTCCTGGGCCGGCGCCTGCGGGACCTGCAGCTGAAGCAGGGTCGCCTGTACGAGCTGATGCGCACCGGCCGCGGGCTGCTCCTGGACCGGAACGGTGGGCTTTCGGTGGAGGGCTGGGCGGACCGCGTCGACCACGTGGTCGACGCCACCGAGGAACTCGACGTGCCCGCCGTGCTGGTGAGGCCGGACGGCCACGTCGCCTGGGTGGGCGAGGACCAGCAGGACCTCCTCGGTCATCTGTCGCAGTGGTTCGGTGCCGCCGCACGGTGA
- a CDS encoding helix-turn-helix transcriptional regulator — MLNTRVTVTVHASDPLSRAGLISHLRHQPTVDFVPEQDDGGRDCPAVAVMLADRIDEPTTAELRRLLRGRDQRVVLVARELREPDLLAVVEYGVRAIIWRHQATEQRLLSAVHSAARGEGELPPDLVSRLLNQVGRLQRATTTGAATGGAVPLFGMAPREVDVLRLLAEGLDTRQISEKLAYSERTVKNILHALMTRLQLTNRAHAVAYALREGYI, encoded by the coding sequence GTGCTCAACACGCGGGTGACGGTGACCGTCCACGCATCCGATCCGCTCAGCAGGGCCGGGCTCATCAGCCACCTGCGGCACCAGCCGACGGTCGACTTCGTCCCCGAGCAGGACGACGGCGGCCGGGACTGCCCGGCGGTGGCCGTGATGCTCGCCGACCGGATCGACGAGCCCACCACCGCCGAACTGCGGCGCCTGCTGCGCGGCAGGGACCAGCGTGTGGTCCTCGTCGCCCGGGAGCTGCGCGAGCCCGACCTGCTCGCGGTGGTCGAGTACGGGGTGCGTGCCATCATCTGGCGGCACCAGGCGACCGAGCAGCGGCTGCTGAGCGCCGTGCACAGCGCGGCCCGCGGCGAGGGCGAGCTGCCGCCGGACCTCGTCAGCCGTCTGCTGAACCAGGTGGGGCGGCTCCAGCGGGCGACCACGACGGGGGCGGCCACCGGCGGGGCGGTGCCGCTCTTCGGGATGGCGCCGCGCGAGGTGGACGTCCTGCGGCTGCTCGCCGAGGGCCTGGACACCCGGCAGATCAGCGAGAAGCTCGCGTACTCCGAACGCACCGTCAAGAACATCCTGCACGCGCTGATGACGCGTCTCCAGCTCACCAACCGGGCGCATGCCGTCGCGTACGCGCTCCGCGAAGGCTACATCTGA
- a CDS encoding DUF4255 domain-containing protein, which produces MIHEIDEALRRLLAPAVTGDVAFDAPTRDWAARRNSPTLNAYLYDIREDVARRERGAYAERDAHGTVTRRRQPPRWFRLSYLVTAWTSRPEDEHRLLSSALALLLPHEVLTGDAVPESVRSIARSLPLSVAMPPAESRSLADIWSALGGELKPSLDVVVSTPFPVTPVYEVAPPVTEGHVVVRGTDGTQGDSRPRMMRRSVSSVSAPGDPATAGGASRTRTEGGR; this is translated from the coding sequence ATGATCCATGAGATCGACGAGGCGCTGCGCCGTCTGCTCGCGCCGGCCGTCACCGGCGACGTCGCCTTCGACGCGCCGACCCGCGACTGGGCGGCGCGCCGCAACTCCCCGACCCTGAACGCCTATCTGTACGACATCAGGGAGGACGTGGCGCGGCGGGAGCGCGGCGCCTACGCCGAGCGGGACGCCCACGGGACGGTGACGCGCAGGCGTCAGCCGCCGCGGTGGTTCCGGCTCTCGTACCTGGTGACCGCCTGGACGTCCCGGCCCGAGGACGAACACCGGCTGCTGTCCTCCGCGTTGGCGCTGCTGCTTCCGCACGAGGTGCTGACCGGTGACGCCGTCCCGGAGTCGGTGCGGTCTATCGCCCGGTCCCTTCCGCTCTCCGTCGCGATGCCGCCCGCGGAGTCGCGGTCGCTCGCGGACATCTGGTCGGCGCTCGGGGGCGAGCTCAAGCCGTCCCTGGACGTCGTGGTGAGCACGCCGTTCCCGGTCACCCCGGTGTACGAGGTCGCGCCGCCGGTCACGGAGGGCCATGTGGTCGTACGCGGGACGGACGGTACGCAGGGCGACTCCAGGCCCCGGATGATGCGGCGCTCGGTGAGCTCGGTGAGCGCCCCGGGCGACCCGGCCACCGCGGGCGGCGCGAGCCGCACGAGGACCGAGGGCGGGCGGTGA